A DNA window from Scylla paramamosain isolate STU-SP2022 chromosome 10, ASM3559412v1, whole genome shotgun sequence contains the following coding sequences:
- the LOC135104236 gene encoding serine/arginine repetitive matrix protein 1-like isoform X9 — protein MQIMLTGFLNGKNARIFMGELWDLLLSAQASPSGIPKQFLDQKKEELKKKMEEEERLQKIQEARRERDKEKEKEKERDRDRDKDRDKDRKERRSRSRDKSSRSSRRDRSRSPRSKDDKKDSKKESSSRWDKKEGDKPKEEKKEANGDASSKEKSSAGKSPKRDGSPKQEAVTAPAATAPVTKQEKVEPPPKKERSDRGERGHSRDRKSGRRSDRSPRGRSPRKEDDRRRRGSSRKRSSSPRKHSPSHRKRSPSPRKRSPSPRKRSPVERKPTPSPRKRSPVPRKRSATPPKRSGSPRKRSPSPRPKPRRRPTRSPSSNSESSSGSRSCSRSPLRNKEDDFEIHRKEDSVLKKRQYRSNRDPSSSEDEGPAHNTGGDHRSGGGGGGGGSPRRASPRFARRSVSPRRGRRSPSPRYRRRSPSPRRHSPSPARFHRRSPSPRTRRSISPKGSPRMRRSPSPRGRMSPAMRRGRSPSPRRRSPSPRGRRSPSPRGRRSVSPRGRLSHNSRSRRSPSPRGRRSGSPRRRPLSPPQRYRNSRSRSPVRKKHRSSSRSPRRGGGTAALVPPATKKHNINNASRLMQLANYSADTIKEVQYKLTRKNEPNHNASASDDSDSGDTRPDRRASKRRSRSLLDSPSPRQRRRLDSGSPDGSMEEEEEEDDGSSSRESSPVEKKKKKKKKKHKKKDSSSDSDVSEAEEKKKKKKDKKKKHKKHKKQKKHKKHRHEESESESEESVGGEELERKLREKALLSMKRQERSSVASESD, from the exons ATGCAGATTATGCTGACGGGTTTCCTCAATGGTAAAAATGCAAGGATTTTCATGGGAGAGCTGTGGGATTTGCTGCTCTCTGCTCAGGCCAGTCCTTCAGGGATCCCAAAACAGTTCCTTGaccaaaagaaggaagaacttAAGAAGAAAATG gaagaggaggagaggctgcAAAAAATTCAGGAAGCACGGCGGGAGcgggacaaagagaaagaaaaggagaaagaaagagacagagatcGGGACAAAGATAGAGACAAAGATCGCAAAGAAAG GAGGAGCCGCAGCCGAGATAAGTCATCACGCAGCTCCCGACGCGACCGATCACGTTCACCTCGTTCCAAGGATGATAAAAAGGACTCGAAAAAAGAGTCTTCTAG cAGGTgggataaaaaggaaggagacaaacccaaggaggaaaagaaggaagccaATGGAGATGCATCCTCCAAGGAGAAGTCTTCTGCAGGGAAGTCCCCGAAACGTGACGGTTCACCCAAGCAGGAGGCAGtgacagcaccagcagcaacagcaccagtaaCAAAGCAGGAGAAGGTTGAGCCACCTCCAAAGAAGGAACGTAGTGACCGTGGGGAGAGGGGACACTCAAGGGACCGGAAGAGTGGAAGACGTTCAGACAG GTCCCCACGAGGTAGGTCcccaaggaaggaagatgatcGCAGACGTAGAGGCTCCTCACGGAAGCGTTCTTCAAGCCCACGTAAGCACTCCCCATCCCATCGCAAGCGATCCCCTAGCCCACGTAAACGATCCCCCAGTCCTCGCAAGCGTTCCCCTGTGGAGCGCAAACCCACTCCAAGCCCTCGCAAGCGTTCCCCAGTTCCACGCAAACGCTCTGCTACTCCTCCCAAGAGGTCAGGAAGTCCTAGAAAGCGGTCACCCTCTCCCAGGCCCAAACCTCGCAGGCGCCCCACCCGATCCCCAAGCTCCAACTCTGAGTCTTCCAG TGGTTCCAGGTCTTGTAGTCGATCCCCTTTGAGGAATAAAGAGGATGACTTTGAAATTCATCGCAAAGAAGATTCTGTCCTCAAGAAGCGTCAGTACCGGTCAAACAGAGATCCATCCAGCTCTGAAGATGAG GGTCCAGCACATAATACTGGTGGAGATCaccgcagtggtggtggtggtggtgggggaggctcTCCTCGCCGAGCCTCCCCTCGTTTTGCCCGGCGATCTGTCTCCCCTCGCCGGGGACGTAGGAGTCCATCCCCTCGCTATCGCCGAAG GTCTCCCAGCCCTCGACGCCATAGCCCCAGTCCTGCAAGATTCCATCGGAGATCTCCTAGTCCACGTACCCGACGATCCATCAGTCCCAAAGGTAGTCCCAGAATGCGCCGGTCACCCAGCCCCCGTGGAAGAATGTCCCCAGCCATGAGGAGGGGGCGCTCCCCCAGTCCCAGAAGAAGGTCACCCAGCCCACGGGGTCGAAGGTCACCAAGTCCCAGGGGTAGGAGATCAGTCAGTCCAAGAGGACGCTTATCACACAACTCAAGAAGCCGCAGGTCACCAAGCCCTAGAGGAAGAAGATCAGGAAGTCCTCGAAGGAGGCCCCTGTCACCCCCACAGAG ATATCGCAACTCCCGCTCACGGTCTCCTGTTCGCAAGAAGCATCGCAGCTCTTCAAGGTCCCCACGAAGAGGAGGGGGCACTGCAGCACTTGTCCCACCTgccacaaagaaacacaacattaataATGCCAGCCGTCTCATGCAGCTTGCCAACTACTCGGCAGACACTATCAAAGAGGTCCAGTACAAGCTGACCAGAAA GAATGAGCCCAACCACAATGCCTCTGCCAGTGATGATTCGGACTCCGGGGACACCAGACCAGACCGACGGGCGTCCAAACGAAGGTCGCGCTCTCTGTTAGACTCACCATCACCAAGGCAAAGGAGACGACTAGATTCAGGTTCACCAGATGGCtcaatggaggaagaggaagaggaggatgatggcTCCTCTAGCAGAGAGTCTTCACctgtggagaagaagaagaaaaagaaaaagaagaagcacaagaagaagGATAGCAGTTCAGACTCAGAC GTCTCAgaggcagaagaaaagaaaaagaagaaaaaagacaagaagaagaagcacaagaaacacaaaaaacaaaagaaacacaagaagcACAGGCACGAG GAGTCTG
- the LOC135104236 gene encoding serine/arginine repetitive matrix protein 1-like isoform X12, whose protein sequence is MQIMLTGFLNGKNARIFMGELWDLLLSAQASPSGIPKQFLDQKKEELKKKMEEEERLQKIQEARRERDKEKEKEKERDRDRDKDRDKDRKERRSRSRDKSSRSSRRDRSRSPRSKDDKKDSKKESSSRWDKKEGDKPKEEKKEANGDASSKEKSSAGKSPKRDGSPKQEAVTAPAATAPVTKQEKVEPPPKKERSDRGERGHSRDRKSGRRSDRSPRGRSPRKEDDRRRRGSSRKRSSSPRKHSPSHRKRSPSPRKRSPSPRKRSPVERKPTPSPRKRSPVPRKRSATPPKRSGSPRKRSPSPRPKPRRRPTRSPSSNSESSSGSRSCSRSPLRNKEDDFEIHRKEDSVLKKRQYRSNRDPSSSEDEGPAHNTGGDHRSGGGGGGGGSPRRASPRFARRSVSPRRGRRSPSPRYRRRSPSPRRHSPSPARFHRRSPSPRTRRSISPKGSPRMRRSPSPRGRMSPAMRRGRSPSPRRRSPSPRGRRSPSPRGRRSVSPRGRLSHNSRSRRSPSPRGRRSGSPRRRPLSPPQRYRNSRSRSPVRKKHRSSSRSPRRGGGTAALVPPATKKHNINNASRLMQLANYSADTIKEVQYKLTRNDDSDSGDTRPDRRASKRRSRSLLDSPSPRQRRRLDSGSPDGSMEEEEEEDDGSSSRESSPVEKKKKKKKKKHKKKDSSSDSDVSEAEEKKKKKKDKKKKHKKHKKQKKHKKHRHEESESESEESVGGEELERKLREKALLSMKRQERSSVASESD, encoded by the exons ATGCAGATTATGCTGACGGGTTTCCTCAATGGTAAAAATGCAAGGATTTTCATGGGAGAGCTGTGGGATTTGCTGCTCTCTGCTCAGGCCAGTCCTTCAGGGATCCCAAAACAGTTCCTTGaccaaaagaaggaagaacttAAGAAGAAAATG gaagaggaggagaggctgcAAAAAATTCAGGAAGCACGGCGGGAGcgggacaaagagaaagaaaaggagaaagaaagagacagagatcGGGACAAAGATAGAGACAAAGATCGCAAAGAAAG GAGGAGCCGCAGCCGAGATAAGTCATCACGCAGCTCCCGACGCGACCGATCACGTTCACCTCGTTCCAAGGATGATAAAAAGGACTCGAAAAAAGAGTCTTCTAG cAGGTgggataaaaaggaaggagacaaacccaaggaggaaaagaaggaagccaATGGAGATGCATCCTCCAAGGAGAAGTCTTCTGCAGGGAAGTCCCCGAAACGTGACGGTTCACCCAAGCAGGAGGCAGtgacagcaccagcagcaacagcaccagtaaCAAAGCAGGAGAAGGTTGAGCCACCTCCAAAGAAGGAACGTAGTGACCGTGGGGAGAGGGGACACTCAAGGGACCGGAAGAGTGGAAGACGTTCAGACAG GTCCCCACGAGGTAGGTCcccaaggaaggaagatgatcGCAGACGTAGAGGCTCCTCACGGAAGCGTTCTTCAAGCCCACGTAAGCACTCCCCATCCCATCGCAAGCGATCCCCTAGCCCACGTAAACGATCCCCCAGTCCTCGCAAGCGTTCCCCTGTGGAGCGCAAACCCACTCCAAGCCCTCGCAAGCGTTCCCCAGTTCCACGCAAACGCTCTGCTACTCCTCCCAAGAGGTCAGGAAGTCCTAGAAAGCGGTCACCCTCTCCCAGGCCCAAACCTCGCAGGCGCCCCACCCGATCCCCAAGCTCCAACTCTGAGTCTTCCAG TGGTTCCAGGTCTTGTAGTCGATCCCCTTTGAGGAATAAAGAGGATGACTTTGAAATTCATCGCAAAGAAGATTCTGTCCTCAAGAAGCGTCAGTACCGGTCAAACAGAGATCCATCCAGCTCTGAAGATGAG GGTCCAGCACATAATACTGGTGGAGATCaccgcagtggtggtggtggtggtgggggaggctcTCCTCGCCGAGCCTCCCCTCGTTTTGCCCGGCGATCTGTCTCCCCTCGCCGGGGACGTAGGAGTCCATCCCCTCGCTATCGCCGAAG GTCTCCCAGCCCTCGACGCCATAGCCCCAGTCCTGCAAGATTCCATCGGAGATCTCCTAGTCCACGTACCCGACGATCCATCAGTCCCAAAGGTAGTCCCAGAATGCGCCGGTCACCCAGCCCCCGTGGAAGAATGTCCCCAGCCATGAGGAGGGGGCGCTCCCCCAGTCCCAGAAGAAGGTCACCCAGCCCACGGGGTCGAAGGTCACCAAGTCCCAGGGGTAGGAGATCAGTCAGTCCAAGAGGACGCTTATCACACAACTCAAGAAGCCGCAGGTCACCAAGCCCTAGAGGAAGAAGATCAGGAAGTCCTCGAAGGAGGCCCCTGTCACCCCCACAGAG ATATCGCAACTCCCGCTCACGGTCTCCTGTTCGCAAGAAGCATCGCAGCTCTTCAAGGTCCCCACGAAGAGGAGGGGGCACTGCAGCACTTGTCCCACCTgccacaaagaaacacaacattaataATGCCAGCCGTCTCATGCAGCTTGCCAACTACTCGGCAGACACTATCAAAGAGGTCCAGTACAAGCTGACCAGAAA TGATGATTCGGACTCCGGGGACACCAGACCAGACCGACGGGCGTCCAAACGAAGGTCGCGCTCTCTGTTAGACTCACCATCACCAAGGCAAAGGAGACGACTAGATTCAGGTTCACCAGATGGCtcaatggaggaagaggaagaggaggatgatggcTCCTCTAGCAGAGAGTCTTCACctgtggagaagaagaagaaaaagaaaaagaagaagcacaagaagaagGATAGCAGTTCAGACTCAGAC GTCTCAgaggcagaagaaaagaaaaagaagaaaaaagacaagaagaagaagcacaagaaacacaaaaaacaaaagaaacacaagaagcACAGGCACGAG GAGTCTG
- the LOC135104236 gene encoding serine/arginine repetitive matrix protein 1-like isoform X10, with translation MQIMLTGFLNGKNARIFMGELWDLLLSAQASPSGIPKQFLDQKKEELKKKMEEEERLQKIQEARRERDKEKEKEKERDRDRDKDRDKDRKERRSRSRDKSSRSSRRDRSRSPRSKDDKKDSKKESSRWDKKEGDKPKEEKKEANGDASSKEKSSAGKSPKRDGSPKQEAVTAPAATAPVTKQEKVEPPPKKERSDRGERGHSRDRKSGRRSDRSPRGRSPRKEDDRRRRGSSRKRSSSPRKHSPSHRKRSPSPRKRSPSPRKRSPVERKPTPSPRKRSPVPRKRSATPPKRSGSPRKRSPSPRPKPRRRPTRSPSSNSESSSGSRSCSRSPLRNKEDDFEIHRKEDSVLKKRQYRSNRDPSSSEDEGPAHNTGGDHRSGGGGGGGGSPRRASPRFARRSVSPRRGRRSPSPRYRRRSPSPRRHSPSPARFHRRSPSPRTRRSISPKGSPRMRRSPSPRGRMSPAMRRGRSPSPRRRSPSPRGRRSPSPRGRRSVSPRGRLSHNSRSRRSPSPRGRRSGSPRRRPLSPPQRYRNSRSRSPVRKKHRSSSRSPRRGGGTAALVPPATKKHNINNASRLMQLANYSADTIKEVQYKLTRKNEPNHNASASDDSDSGDTRPDRRASKRRSRSLLDSPSPRQRRRLDSGSPDGSMEEEEEEDDGSSSRESSPVEKKKKKKKKKHKKKDSSSDSDVSEAEEKKKKKKDKKKKHKKHKKQKKHKKHRHEESESESEESVGGEELERKLREKALLSMKRQERSSVASESD, from the exons ATGCAGATTATGCTGACGGGTTTCCTCAATGGTAAAAATGCAAGGATTTTCATGGGAGAGCTGTGGGATTTGCTGCTCTCTGCTCAGGCCAGTCCTTCAGGGATCCCAAAACAGTTCCTTGaccaaaagaaggaagaacttAAGAAGAAAATG gaagaggaggagaggctgcAAAAAATTCAGGAAGCACGGCGGGAGcgggacaaagagaaagaaaaggagaaagaaagagacagagatcGGGACAAAGATAGAGACAAAGATCGCAAAGAAAG GAGGAGCCGCAGCCGAGATAAGTCATCACGCAGCTCCCGACGCGACCGATCACGTTCACCTCGTTCCAAGGATGATAAAAAGGACTCGAAAAAAGAGTCTTCTAG GTgggataaaaaggaaggagacaaacccaaggaggaaaagaaggaagccaATGGAGATGCATCCTCCAAGGAGAAGTCTTCTGCAGGGAAGTCCCCGAAACGTGACGGTTCACCCAAGCAGGAGGCAGtgacagcaccagcagcaacagcaccagtaaCAAAGCAGGAGAAGGTTGAGCCACCTCCAAAGAAGGAACGTAGTGACCGTGGGGAGAGGGGACACTCAAGGGACCGGAAGAGTGGAAGACGTTCAGACAG GTCCCCACGAGGTAGGTCcccaaggaaggaagatgatcGCAGACGTAGAGGCTCCTCACGGAAGCGTTCTTCAAGCCCACGTAAGCACTCCCCATCCCATCGCAAGCGATCCCCTAGCCCACGTAAACGATCCCCCAGTCCTCGCAAGCGTTCCCCTGTGGAGCGCAAACCCACTCCAAGCCCTCGCAAGCGTTCCCCAGTTCCACGCAAACGCTCTGCTACTCCTCCCAAGAGGTCAGGAAGTCCTAGAAAGCGGTCACCCTCTCCCAGGCCCAAACCTCGCAGGCGCCCCACCCGATCCCCAAGCTCCAACTCTGAGTCTTCCAG TGGTTCCAGGTCTTGTAGTCGATCCCCTTTGAGGAATAAAGAGGATGACTTTGAAATTCATCGCAAAGAAGATTCTGTCCTCAAGAAGCGTCAGTACCGGTCAAACAGAGATCCATCCAGCTCTGAAGATGAG GGTCCAGCACATAATACTGGTGGAGATCaccgcagtggtggtggtggtggtgggggaggctcTCCTCGCCGAGCCTCCCCTCGTTTTGCCCGGCGATCTGTCTCCCCTCGCCGGGGACGTAGGAGTCCATCCCCTCGCTATCGCCGAAG GTCTCCCAGCCCTCGACGCCATAGCCCCAGTCCTGCAAGATTCCATCGGAGATCTCCTAGTCCACGTACCCGACGATCCATCAGTCCCAAAGGTAGTCCCAGAATGCGCCGGTCACCCAGCCCCCGTGGAAGAATGTCCCCAGCCATGAGGAGGGGGCGCTCCCCCAGTCCCAGAAGAAGGTCACCCAGCCCACGGGGTCGAAGGTCACCAAGTCCCAGGGGTAGGAGATCAGTCAGTCCAAGAGGACGCTTATCACACAACTCAAGAAGCCGCAGGTCACCAAGCCCTAGAGGAAGAAGATCAGGAAGTCCTCGAAGGAGGCCCCTGTCACCCCCACAGAG ATATCGCAACTCCCGCTCACGGTCTCCTGTTCGCAAGAAGCATCGCAGCTCTTCAAGGTCCCCACGAAGAGGAGGGGGCACTGCAGCACTTGTCCCACCTgccacaaagaaacacaacattaataATGCCAGCCGTCTCATGCAGCTTGCCAACTACTCGGCAGACACTATCAAAGAGGTCCAGTACAAGCTGACCAGAAA GAATGAGCCCAACCACAATGCCTCTGCCAGTGATGATTCGGACTCCGGGGACACCAGACCAGACCGACGGGCGTCCAAACGAAGGTCGCGCTCTCTGTTAGACTCACCATCACCAAGGCAAAGGAGACGACTAGATTCAGGTTCACCAGATGGCtcaatggaggaagaggaagaggaggatgatggcTCCTCTAGCAGAGAGTCTTCACctgtggagaagaagaagaaaaagaaaaagaagaagcacaagaagaagGATAGCAGTTCAGACTCAGAC GTCTCAgaggcagaagaaaagaaaaagaagaaaaaagacaagaagaagaagcacaagaaacacaaaaaacaaaagaaacacaagaagcACAGGCACGAG GAGTCTG
- the LOC135104236 gene encoding serine/arginine repetitive matrix protein 1-like isoform X11, producing the protein MQIMLTGFLNGKNARIFMGELWDLLLSAQASPSGIPKQFLDQKKEELKKKMEEEERLQKIQEARRERDKEKEKEKERDRDRDKDRDKDRKERRSRSRDKSSRSSRRDRSRSPRSKDDKKDSKKESSRWDKKEGDKPKEEKKEANGDASSKEKSSAGKSPKRDGSPKQEAVTAPAATAPVTKQEKVEPPPKKERSDRGERGHSRDRKSGRRSDRSPRGRSPRKEDDRRRRGSSRKRSSSPRKHSPSHRKRSPSPRKRSPSPRKRSPVERKPTPSPRKRSPVPRKRSATPPKRSGSPRKRSPSPRPKPRRRPTRSPSSNSESSRSCSRSPLRNKEDDFEIHRKEDSVLKKRQYRSNRDPSSSEDEGPAHNTGGDHRSGGGGGGGGSPRRASPRFARRSVSPRRGRRSPSPRYRRRSPSPRRHSPSPARFHRRSPSPRTRRSISPKGSPRMRRSPSPRGRMSPAMRRGRSPSPRRRSPSPRGRRSPSPRGRRSVSPRGRLSHNSRSRRSPSPRGRRSGSPRRRPLSPPQRYRNSRSRSPVRKKHRSSSRSPRRGGGTAALVPPATKKHNINNASRLMQLANYSADTIKEVQYKLTRKNEPNHNASASDDSDSGDTRPDRRASKRRSRSLLDSPSPRQRRRLDSGSPDGSMEEEEEEDDGSSSRESSPVEKKKKKKKKKHKKKDSSSDSDVSEAEEKKKKKKDKKKKHKKHKKQKKHKKHRHEESESESEESVGGEELERKLREKALLSMKRQERSSVASESD; encoded by the exons ATGCAGATTATGCTGACGGGTTTCCTCAATGGTAAAAATGCAAGGATTTTCATGGGAGAGCTGTGGGATTTGCTGCTCTCTGCTCAGGCCAGTCCTTCAGGGATCCCAAAACAGTTCCTTGaccaaaagaaggaagaacttAAGAAGAAAATG gaagaggaggagaggctgcAAAAAATTCAGGAAGCACGGCGGGAGcgggacaaagagaaagaaaaggagaaagaaagagacagagatcGGGACAAAGATAGAGACAAAGATCGCAAAGAAAG GAGGAGCCGCAGCCGAGATAAGTCATCACGCAGCTCCCGACGCGACCGATCACGTTCACCTCGTTCCAAGGATGATAAAAAGGACTCGAAAAAAGAGTCTTCTAG GTgggataaaaaggaaggagacaaacccaaggaggaaaagaaggaagccaATGGAGATGCATCCTCCAAGGAGAAGTCTTCTGCAGGGAAGTCCCCGAAACGTGACGGTTCACCCAAGCAGGAGGCAGtgacagcaccagcagcaacagcaccagtaaCAAAGCAGGAGAAGGTTGAGCCACCTCCAAAGAAGGAACGTAGTGACCGTGGGGAGAGGGGACACTCAAGGGACCGGAAGAGTGGAAGACGTTCAGACAG GTCCCCACGAGGTAGGTCcccaaggaaggaagatgatcGCAGACGTAGAGGCTCCTCACGGAAGCGTTCTTCAAGCCCACGTAAGCACTCCCCATCCCATCGCAAGCGATCCCCTAGCCCACGTAAACGATCCCCCAGTCCTCGCAAGCGTTCCCCTGTGGAGCGCAAACCCACTCCAAGCCCTCGCAAGCGTTCCCCAGTTCCACGCAAACGCTCTGCTACTCCTCCCAAGAGGTCAGGAAGTCCTAGAAAGCGGTCACCCTCTCCCAGGCCCAAACCTCGCAGGCGCCCCACCCGATCCCCAAGCTCCAACTCTGAGTCTTCCAG GTCTTGTAGTCGATCCCCTTTGAGGAATAAAGAGGATGACTTTGAAATTCATCGCAAAGAAGATTCTGTCCTCAAGAAGCGTCAGTACCGGTCAAACAGAGATCCATCCAGCTCTGAAGATGAG GGTCCAGCACATAATACTGGTGGAGATCaccgcagtggtggtggtggtggtgggggaggctcTCCTCGCCGAGCCTCCCCTCGTTTTGCCCGGCGATCTGTCTCCCCTCGCCGGGGACGTAGGAGTCCATCCCCTCGCTATCGCCGAAG GTCTCCCAGCCCTCGACGCCATAGCCCCAGTCCTGCAAGATTCCATCGGAGATCTCCTAGTCCACGTACCCGACGATCCATCAGTCCCAAAGGTAGTCCCAGAATGCGCCGGTCACCCAGCCCCCGTGGAAGAATGTCCCCAGCCATGAGGAGGGGGCGCTCCCCCAGTCCCAGAAGAAGGTCACCCAGCCCACGGGGTCGAAGGTCACCAAGTCCCAGGGGTAGGAGATCAGTCAGTCCAAGAGGACGCTTATCACACAACTCAAGAAGCCGCAGGTCACCAAGCCCTAGAGGAAGAAGATCAGGAAGTCCTCGAAGGAGGCCCCTGTCACCCCCACAGAG ATATCGCAACTCCCGCTCACGGTCTCCTGTTCGCAAGAAGCATCGCAGCTCTTCAAGGTCCCCACGAAGAGGAGGGGGCACTGCAGCACTTGTCCCACCTgccacaaagaaacacaacattaataATGCCAGCCGTCTCATGCAGCTTGCCAACTACTCGGCAGACACTATCAAAGAGGTCCAGTACAAGCTGACCAGAAA GAATGAGCCCAACCACAATGCCTCTGCCAGTGATGATTCGGACTCCGGGGACACCAGACCAGACCGACGGGCGTCCAAACGAAGGTCGCGCTCTCTGTTAGACTCACCATCACCAAGGCAAAGGAGACGACTAGATTCAGGTTCACCAGATGGCtcaatggaggaagaggaagaggaggatgatggcTCCTCTAGCAGAGAGTCTTCACctgtggagaagaagaagaaaaagaaaaagaagaagcacaagaagaagGATAGCAGTTCAGACTCAGAC GTCTCAgaggcagaagaaaagaaaaagaagaaaaaagacaagaagaagaagcacaagaaacacaaaaaacaaaagaaacacaagaagcACAGGCACGAG GAGTCTG